In Winkia neuii, a genomic segment contains:
- a CDS encoding site-specific DNA-methyltransferase — protein sequence MPELNWVGKDKVITHHLDVPYRVLDRQYSYDEHGQHDADNGSQNMIIHGDNLEALKALLPKYEGKVDCIYIDPPYNTGNEGWIYNDAVNDPRIKKWLGEVVGKEGEDLSRHDKWLCMMYPRLRLLQRLLAPTGAIFVSIDDNEAAHLKAMCDEIFGARCFVADISWQRTYSTRNDSKGIPAEVEHLFVFSKQPDWNPNKLERTDEMDARYSNPDGDSSAWKSGDATAPGAATHQGMVYAIQHPISGNFIYPAQSRCWTFEQPEMLRIMSGWTNYELRDLDDTAERARVCGVDPAEVKPGVMGIVLAKPLDQARADAQTVYERGRWPRLYFTKAGLGGIARKIYLDQVEGLLPTNFWSYEVSGHTDEAKKEVRAIFDGRVAFDTPKPTRLIERILKIATKPGDIVLDSFAGSGTTGHAVLNVNKADKGERSFILVELGDYADSVTAERVRRAITGYKGESEESITLYEHKLTLAAMKKADGLLAEANKIYEESQGKYTKVSRPKIATKVTGKSGSSYLQVVATQSHDHDVSGTGGDFSFYELSAPLLVDGDLNPDVPLDRVCEYIWFTETGQAFSNPTSAHPYFLGRHEDASLFFVYEPDRATVLDRDYLASIPPECAAGSYVIYADTCLLSDEELRALNITFKKIPRDITRL from the coding sequence ATGCCAGAACTGAACTGGGTCGGCAAAGACAAGGTGATCACCCACCACCTCGACGTTCCCTACCGCGTCCTCGACCGCCAATACTCATATGACGAGCACGGCCAACACGATGCGGACAACGGCTCACAGAACATGATCATTCATGGCGACAACCTCGAAGCCCTCAAAGCTCTACTACCAAAATACGAAGGCAAGGTTGACTGCATTTATATCGATCCTCCCTATAACACAGGCAACGAAGGCTGGATCTACAACGACGCCGTCAACGACCCACGAATCAAGAAATGGCTTGGCGAAGTCGTCGGCAAAGAAGGCGAAGACCTCTCCCGCCATGACAAATGGCTATGCATGATGTACCCACGCCTGCGGCTGTTGCAGCGTTTGCTTGCGCCGACTGGCGCTATTTTTGTTTCGATTGATGACAATGAGGCTGCCCACCTGAAGGCTATGTGTGACGAGATCTTTGGGGCTCGTTGTTTCGTGGCTGATATTTCGTGGCAGCGCACCTATTCGACCCGTAATGATTCCAAAGGCATTCCAGCGGAAGTTGAGCACTTGTTCGTGTTCTCCAAACAGCCCGACTGGAACCCCAACAAACTCGAACGCACCGACGAGATGGACGCTAGGTATTCAAATCCCGACGGTGACAGTTCAGCATGGAAGAGCGGAGATGCGACGGCTCCAGGTGCAGCTACGCATCAGGGGATGGTGTACGCAATCCAACACCCAATTTCAGGGAATTTTATCTATCCAGCTCAGAGTCGATGCTGGACTTTTGAGCAGCCGGAAATGCTTCGGATCATGTCTGGCTGGACTAATTACGAGTTGCGGGACTTGGATGACACTGCAGAACGGGCGAGAGTCTGTGGTGTTGATCCTGCCGAGGTCAAGCCGGGCGTCATGGGCATCGTTCTTGCCAAACCACTGGACCAAGCTCGAGCTGACGCCCAAACCGTCTACGAGCGCGGTCGATGGCCACGGCTCTACTTCACAAAGGCGGGCCTGGGCGGAATTGCACGGAAGATCTATCTCGATCAGGTAGAAGGCCTGCTGCCAACGAACTTCTGGTCATACGAGGTTTCGGGGCACACGGATGAGGCGAAGAAGGAGGTCCGGGCGATCTTCGATGGCCGTGTCGCGTTTGATACTCCGAAGCCAACCCGGCTTATCGAACGGATCTTGAAGATCGCGACTAAACCTGGGGACATTGTCCTCGACTCATTTGCGGGGTCTGGTACGACGGGCCATGCAGTGCTCAACGTCAACAAGGCTGATAAGGGCGAGCGTTCGTTTATCCTTGTCGAGCTAGGTGATTATGCCGACTCAGTGACCGCTGAGCGTGTCCGTCGCGCGATCACTGGATACAAGGGTGAGTCTGAAGAATCTATCACGCTGTACGAGCATAAGCTCACGTTGGCGGCGATGAAGAAAGCCGATGGCCTGCTCGCCGAGGCGAACAAGATTTATGAGGAGTCTCAGGGCAAGTACACCAAGGTCTCCCGCCCGAAGATCGCCACGAAAGTGACAGGTAAATCGGGTAGCTCCTATCTACAAGTTGTCGCGACGCAGTCACACGACCATGATGTTTCGGGTACGGGAGGTGACTTCTCCTTCTATGAGCTTAGCGCGCCGCTTCTTGTTGATGGTGACTTGAACCCAGACGTGCCGTTGGATCGAGTGTGCGAATACATCTGGTTCACCGAGACAGGACAGGCGTTCTCGAATCCGACCAGTGCTCATCCGTATTTCTTAGGACGGCATGAGGATGCGTCGTTGTTTTTCGTGTATGAGCCGGATCGGGCAACGGTTTTGGATCGTGACTATCTGGCTTCGATCCCTCCTGAGTGCGCCGCCGGTTCGTATGTGATTTATGCCGATACCTGTTTGTTGTCTGATGAGGAGCTGCGCGCTCTGAATATCACGTTCAAGAAGATCCCTCGGGATATCACCCGTCTCTAA
- a CDS encoding DEAD/DEAH box helicase family protein, which translates to MELKKYQNRVIADLKDYLTQVNEQPTLSEAFKMFWESRHIEVGTPQMPGYQNVIDGVPHVCYKVPTGGGKTFLACASVKPIFEALPPTRKQAVVWLVPSDSILTQTLAALKNPSHPYRQKLNTDFGGRVEVYSKEELLAGQNFSPSTVAEQLSVMVLSYDSFRTRTKDGRKAYQANGNLASFATAFGAPEQPIENADETALFQVINQLNPVVIVDESHHATSTLSQEMLTDFNPAFILDLTATPKRQANVISYVDALSLKNESMVKLPVIAYNRASQKDVVTDAIDLRRSLEVAATQQYESGGAYIRPIVLFQAQPKTSEDATSFERLRDKLVKAGIPAEQIAIKTADVNELKGVDLLSEECPIRFIITVNALKEGWDCPFAYILASLANKTSQVDVEQILGRVLRQPHARKQPNTLLNMSYVLTSSNDFGATLKQIVAGLNSAGFSKRDFRAADQVAFDFTGASQPSKPAPTSPVPEDSVDVEEFLEFDEQEVAADLDAREKSASSPEPSADPTVASMIEQAAQQGVDYEQEAEEAAQMGEGFVPSDLEDAVDTSFVNPEFADEIATLRLPQFVIQEPGSALFPTAHEGYNELKHEALAGDFDLATKDIDIDLSTADEQMYKIDVRKDSEVPKAFRMSSTDQKFMREHFSKLSIEGQKRNTAEAIYQRIKPINSITDSDLRAYIVRTVEAFGTEQLLTYQEHPHAVASKVKQKIDGLLEAHKVKRFYEDIETRRVDVQQLYAFPKAIQPIHASSLIGGSLYEAEDKMNGFELELAGRFSGMDNVRWWHRIIERKGFCLNGPFNHYPDFVVMTTNGTIVVVETKGEHLKNDDSNRKIRLGRAWANMSGNGYRYYMVFEDGVTPPDGAVTLSELVRILEKL; encoded by the coding sequence ATGGAGTTGAAGAAGTATCAAAACCGGGTGATCGCCGATCTAAAGGATTACCTCACGCAGGTTAACGAGCAGCCCACTCTGAGCGAAGCTTTCAAGATGTTTTGGGAGTCTCGCCATATTGAGGTTGGCACCCCGCAGATGCCTGGCTACCAGAATGTGATCGATGGCGTCCCGCACGTGTGTTACAAGGTCCCAACTGGTGGTGGGAAGACGTTTTTGGCGTGTGCGTCGGTGAAGCCGATTTTCGAGGCTTTGCCGCCGACGCGGAAACAGGCTGTGGTGTGGCTGGTGCCCTCGGATTCGATTTTGACGCAGACGTTGGCGGCGTTGAAGAATCCCTCGCACCCGTATCGGCAGAAGTTGAATACTGATTTCGGTGGCCGGGTTGAGGTGTATTCGAAGGAAGAACTGCTGGCGGGGCAGAATTTCAGTCCGTCGACGGTGGCTGAGCAGTTGTCGGTGATGGTGCTCTCGTATGACTCATTTAGGACACGAACGAAGGATGGTCGTAAGGCATACCAAGCGAACGGGAATCTCGCCTCGTTCGCGACTGCGTTTGGTGCCCCGGAGCAGCCGATCGAGAATGCGGATGAGACGGCTTTATTTCAGGTGATTAACCAGTTGAATCCGGTTGTGATCGTGGATGAGTCGCACCATGCGACGAGCACGTTGAGCCAGGAGATGCTCACGGATTTCAACCCAGCGTTCATTCTTGATCTGACCGCGACCCCGAAGCGGCAAGCGAACGTGATCTCGTATGTGGATGCGCTCTCGCTCAAGAACGAGAGCATGGTCAAACTTCCGGTCATCGCATATAACCGGGCGTCGCAAAAGGATGTTGTCACGGATGCGATCGATCTTCGCCGTTCTCTAGAGGTCGCTGCTACACAGCAGTATGAAAGTGGTGGCGCTTATATTCGACCGATCGTGTTGTTTCAGGCTCAGCCGAAGACGAGCGAGGATGCGACTTCATTTGAGCGGTTGCGTGACAAGCTCGTCAAGGCGGGTATTCCTGCCGAGCAGATCGCGATTAAGACCGCCGACGTAAACGAGCTCAAGGGCGTGGATCTGCTCAGCGAAGAGTGTCCGATCAGGTTCATCATCACGGTGAACGCGTTGAAGGAAGGTTGGGATTGTCCCTTCGCCTACATTCTGGCGTCGTTGGCGAACAAAACCAGCCAGGTTGATGTTGAACAGATCCTTGGCCGTGTTTTGCGCCAACCCCACGCCAGGAAGCAGCCGAACACGTTGTTGAACATGAGCTACGTGTTGACCTCCTCGAACGATTTCGGCGCCACGCTCAAACAGATCGTTGCCGGGCTCAACAGCGCAGGATTCTCCAAGCGTGACTTCCGTGCAGCCGATCAAGTCGCTTTCGATTTCACTGGCGCGAGTCAGCCAAGCAAACCCGCCCCAACGTCTCCAGTCCCAGAGGATAGTGTGGACGTTGAAGAGTTCTTGGAGTTCGATGAGCAGGAAGTTGCAGCTGATCTGGATGCGCGAGAAAAATCCGCTAGTTCACCAGAGCCTTCGGCGGATCCGACGGTGGCTTCGATGATCGAGCAGGCCGCTCAGCAAGGTGTGGACTATGAGCAGGAGGCCGAAGAAGCTGCACAGATGGGTGAGGGCTTCGTGCCTTCAGATTTGGAGGATGCTGTGGACACAAGCTTCGTGAACCCCGAATTCGCTGACGAGATCGCGACCCTTCGCCTTCCCCAATTCGTCATTCAAGAACCCGGATCAGCATTGTTCCCGACCGCTCATGAGGGATACAACGAGCTCAAGCACGAGGCGCTAGCCGGTGACTTCGACTTGGCTACGAAAGACATCGATATCGACTTGTCGACGGCAGACGAGCAGATGTACAAGATCGACGTGCGAAAAGACTCAGAGGTTCCTAAAGCCTTCCGGATGTCGAGCACCGACCAAAAGTTCATGCGCGAACACTTCTCGAAACTGAGCATCGAAGGACAAAAACGTAACACAGCTGAAGCGATCTACCAACGGATCAAACCGATCAATTCGATCACTGACTCTGACCTGCGGGCATACATCGTGCGGACGGTTGAAGCGTTCGGCACCGAGCAGCTGCTGACCTATCAAGAGCACCCGCATGCGGTAGCAAGCAAGGTCAAGCAGAAAATTGACGGTCTTTTGGAAGCGCATAAGGTCAAGAGATTCTATGAGGACATCGAGACCCGACGCGTTGATGTTCAACAACTCTATGCGTTCCCGAAAGCGATCCAGCCTATTCATGCCTCCTCCCTGATTGGCGGCTCCCTGTATGAGGCCGAAGACAAGATGAACGGCTTTGAGCTCGAACTCGCTGGTCGCTTCTCTGGAATGGACAACGTTCGCTGGTGGCACCGGATCATTGAACGCAAGGGCTTTTGCCTCAACGGTCCGTTCAACCACTACCCAGATTTCGTCGTGATGACCACCAACGGCACCATCGTGGTCGTCGAGACCAAGGGTGAACATTTGAAAAACGACGATTCTAACCGCAAGATCAGGCTCGGGCGGGCGTGGGCGAACATGTCTGGCAATGGCTACCGCTACTACATGGTCTTCGAGGACGGAGTCACTCCACCTGACGGGGCGGTCACTTTGTCGGAGCTCGTGCGTATCCTCGAAAAGCTGTAG
- a CDS encoding HamA C-terminal domain-containing protein, whose protein sequence is MAQATITPTLRGDTFASTFTEVTHSNTLGLRNDEQLRLFHLSVQNNRFDHTALVKFLKRNLGRYVFSRAEYEGYKQRDDLEEVALDAVNLMRSQQDGMGLGEILLYVLLEQILEAPKVLSKIELNQARGQIHSRCDAIHLLTPDGQRTTSSIVFGTSSVVGNIGDAITAAFERVVDIEKNRTREVQLAENTVFTKTLDETTAGYVKDLLIPKPGGAPVFDTAYSMFLGYDIGLDPKNYGNQQYRSALDQKMQGDIAAHAQMIANEINTRNLDNYSFYIYVLPLNEVDVDAVAIMDGLVGGQGGSHV, encoded by the coding sequence ATGGCACAGGCAACGATCACGCCAACGCTGCGCGGTGACACGTTCGCGTCCACGTTCACCGAGGTGACGCATTCGAACACGTTAGGTCTTCGAAACGACGAACAGTTACGCCTGTTCCATCTGTCTGTCCAAAACAACCGCTTCGACCACACAGCCCTCGTCAAGTTCCTCAAACGCAACCTTGGACGCTATGTCTTCTCGCGTGCCGAATACGAAGGCTACAAGCAACGAGACGATCTCGAAGAAGTCGCTCTCGACGCTGTGAACCTAATGCGTTCACAACAAGACGGCATGGGGTTAGGTGAAATCTTGCTCTACGTCCTGCTCGAACAAATCCTCGAAGCACCCAAAGTGTTGAGCAAGATCGAGCTCAACCAGGCCCGAGGCCAGATCCACAGCCGCTGTGACGCCATCCACCTGCTCACACCAGACGGTCAGCGAACCACCAGCAGCATCGTGTTTGGAACCTCCAGCGTGGTCGGCAACATTGGGGATGCCATCACTGCAGCATTCGAGCGCGTCGTAGACATCGAAAAGAACCGAACACGCGAAGTTCAGCTCGCTGAGAATACCGTGTTCACCAAGACCCTCGACGAAACGACCGCAGGATACGTGAAGGATCTGTTGATCCCGAAGCCGGGTGGGGCACCCGTGTTCGATACTGCCTATTCGATGTTCCTGGGCTACGACATCGGTTTAGATCCAAAGAACTATGGCAACCAGCAGTATCGGTCTGCACTCGATCAGAAAATGCAGGGTGATATCGCCGCGCACGCCCAAATGATCGCCAACGAGATCAACACCCGAAACCTAGATAACTACTCGTTCTACATTTACGTTTTGCCCCTCAATGAAGTAGACGTTGACGCGGTCGCAATCATGGATGGGCTCGTGGGCGGGCAAGGTGGTAGCCATGTCTGA